In one window of Armatimonadota bacterium DNA:
- a CDS encoding flavodoxin family protein: MGAPILGLSGSPREGGNTDIVVQRAVDAVAQKSGKDVNFIRVADFALGHCIGCRQCMTLGRCALEGDDLNEIMAYLFDAETIIIGSPVYWLSPPGVLKDFMDRSHGWYTDLSILAGKRAAVISVAADSGFEPHEEAIAAWLTCYGAEVVHKARIFAREKGEVLDRPDELRKLDTVVSALAG, translated from the coding sequence ATGGGAGCACCCATTCTCGGTCTGTCCGGCAGCCCGCGCGAAGGCGGGAACACCGACATCGTCGTGCAGCGCGCCGTGGACGCAGTGGCGCAGAAGTCCGGTAAGGACGTGAACTTCATCCGCGTCGCTGACTTCGCCCTCGGTCACTGCATTGGCTGCCGTCAATGCATGACGCTCGGGCGCTGCGCGTTGGAGGGCGATGATCTGAACGAGATCATGGCGTATCTCTTCGACGCGGAAACGATAATCATCGGCTCCCCGGTGTACTGGCTGAGCCCGCCGGGGGTTCTCAAGGATTTCATGGATCGCTCCCACGGGTGGTACACGGATCTCAGCATCCTCGCCGGCAAGCGGGCGGCGGTGATCAGCGTCGCGGCCGACTCCGGGTTTGAGCCGCACGAGGAAGCGATCGCGGCATGGTTGACGTGCTACGGCGCGGAGGTTGTGCACAAAGCGCGCATCTTCGCCCGCGAGAAGGGCGAGGTGCTCGACCGGCCGGACGAACTGCGGAAGCTGGACACAGTGGTATCGGCGCTCGCCGGATGA
- the rpe gene encoding ribulose-phosphate 3-epimerase — translation MAIEIWPSIMCADFGHLAESLRQLEDAGADGIHLDVMDGHFVPNITFGPLVVEAIRANTRLPLEAHLMVTNPDLYIGDFVKAGADIITIHAEAPVHLQRSLQTALDAGARAAVALNPATSPSAIEYVLDDVSMALVMTVNPGFSGQDIVASALPKIDRLHAMIAERRLDVRIAVDGHVSPSTAPDMVRRGAQILIGGRSGVFLPDLSLAEAISQLRAAAAAK, via the coding sequence ATGGCTATCGAGATCTGGCCGTCCATCATGTGCGCGGACTTCGGGCATCTCGCCGAGTCGCTGCGGCAACTCGAGGATGCCGGCGCCGACGGAATCCACCTCGACGTGATGGACGGACACTTCGTCCCCAACATCACGTTCGGCCCGCTCGTCGTTGAAGCCATTCGCGCCAACACAAGATTGCCGCTCGAGGCGCACCTCATGGTTACCAACCCGGACCTCTATATCGGCGACTTCGTAAAAGCGGGCGCGGACATCATCACCATCCACGCCGAGGCGCCCGTGCATCTCCAACGCAGCCTGCAAACGGCGCTGGACGCGGGAGCGCGCGCCGCCGTGGCGCTCAACCCGGCAACGTCCCCAAGCGCCATCGAATACGTGCTCGACGATGTCTCGATGGCGCTGGTGATGACGGTCAACCCAGGATTCTCGGGCCAAGACATCGTCGCCTCGGCGCTGCCCAAGATAGATCGGTTGCACGCGATGATTGCGGAGCGACGACTCGACGTTCGTATCGCGGTGGACGGACATGTCAGCCCGAGCACCGCGCCGGATATGGTGCGCCGAGGGGCGCAGATCCTGATCGGGGGGCGCTCGGGCGTGTTCCTGCCCGATCTGAGTCTCGCCGAAGCCATCAGTCAACTTCGCGCCGCTGCGGCCGCCAAGTAA
- the rbsK gene encoding ribokinase, with the protein MPRVVVVGSINMDLVVRAERLPRPGETVRGTEFHTIPGGKGANQAVAAARLGAEARMVGRVGDDDFGERLRQGLADNGVAVDDVVADREHPTGVALIVVQESGENSIVVAGGANGAVTAKDVAAAKDAVSSADVLLLQLEIPLDTVAAALDAASAANVASILDAGPAAKLPDAVRNAANVLSPNLGEAEVLLGRPVSDALDAAQALVAAGAPACVVKSGAQGCAWAVPGQSEHLPAVAVDVVDTTAAGDAFTAALGVALAEGKPLADAARWASFAGALAVTRLGAQPSMPTRQELEDFISRRG; encoded by the coding sequence ATGCCGCGGGTGGTCGTGGTCGGCAGCATCAATATGGACCTGGTCGTGCGCGCGGAGCGTTTGCCGCGTCCCGGCGAAACGGTTCGGGGCACGGAGTTCCACACGATCCCCGGTGGGAAGGGCGCCAACCAAGCGGTTGCGGCCGCGCGCCTCGGAGCGGAAGCTCGAATGGTGGGGCGCGTCGGCGACGACGACTTCGGCGAGCGACTGCGTCAGGGGCTCGCGGATAACGGCGTCGCCGTGGATGACGTGGTCGCCGACCGCGAGCACCCGACCGGGGTGGCGCTGATCGTCGTTCAGGAATCCGGCGAAAACAGCATCGTCGTCGCTGGTGGCGCCAACGGGGCTGTGACAGCGAAGGATGTGGCCGCCGCCAAAGACGCGGTCTCGTCTGCCGACGTGCTGCTGCTGCAACTCGAGATTCCGCTGGACACAGTGGCCGCGGCGTTGGATGCGGCGAGCGCCGCGAACGTGGCGTCCATACTTGACGCAGGCCCCGCCGCGAAGCTGCCCGACGCCGTGCGCAATGCGGCGAACGTGCTCTCACCTAATCTCGGTGAAGCCGAGGTGCTGCTCGGCCGCCCAGTATCGGACGCGCTCGATGCCGCACAGGCACTTGTCGCAGCCGGCGCGCCCGCGTGTGTGGTAAAATCAGGAGCGCAGGGATGCGCGTGGGCGGTGCCGGGGCAATCGGAGCATCTCCCGGCGGTTGCGGTTGACGTGGTTGACACGACGGCCGCCGGTGATGCGTTCACTGCCGCGCTCGGAGTCGCTTTGGCCGAAGGCAAGCCGCTTGCGGACGCCGCGCGGTGGGCGAGCTTCGCCGGGGCACTCGCGGTGACGCGCCTCGGGGCACAGCCGTCAATGCCAACGCGGCAGGAGCTCGAGGACTTCATCTCGCGCAGGGGCTGA
- a CDS encoding Trm112 family protein, translated as MNKELLEILACPECKAAVEQEGERLVCTACGRRYPVRDGIPVMLTEESEPPAPGWKPK; from the coding sequence ATGAACAAAGAACTGCTGGAGATACTAGCCTGCCCCGAATGCAAGGCGGCAGTCGAGCAGGAGGGTGAGCGGCTGGTGTGCACGGCGTGCGGCAGGCGCTACCCCGTCCGCGACGGCATTCCGGTGATGCTGACGGAGGAGTCGGAGCCGCCGGCGCCGGGGTGGAAGCCGAAGC
- the aroA gene encoding 3-phosphoshikimate 1-carboxyvinyltransferase, with protein sequence MSAAALLVRGAREALSGAVSVPGDKSVSHRALLLGAIACGETTVSGLLHAEDIASTATCLRALGVAIGALDAPVVSVRGVGLRGLRRPAHDLDCGNSGTTMRLLLGILAGQDFSVTLSGDESLSRRPMDRVARPVGEMGAEVSGRTERCLPPVTVRGGSLRGIRYETPVASAQVKSAVLLAGLYAAGATSVTEPYQSRDHTERMLGAFGAKLAREGLTTTVHCGELDGCAVAVPGDISAAAFLLAAGLLVEGSEVSIEDVGVNPTRTGALEALREMGADVTESAEEIRGGEPVAKLTVRGSRLRGCEIGAELVPRLIDELPVLCVAAAVAQGVTRISGAQELRVKESDRLEAMATELGKMGARIEERPDGFEIEGVRRLRGAEVSGRDDHRVAMALAVAGAAAAGETAIAEAGGIATSFPGFVTAMRRIGVDVRAA encoded by the coding sequence GTGAGCGCTGCGGCTCTCCTTGTGCGCGGGGCGCGCGAGGCGCTGTCGGGCGCCGTGAGCGTTCCGGGGGACAAATCGGTGTCCCACCGGGCGCTCCTGCTGGGGGCGATCGCGTGCGGCGAGACGACGGTCAGCGGACTGCTTCACGCCGAGGATATTGCATCAACGGCAACGTGTCTGCGCGCGCTCGGCGTCGCGATCGGAGCGCTCGACGCGCCCGTGGTGAGCGTGCGCGGCGTCGGGCTGCGCGGCTTGCGGCGGCCTGCGCACGATCTCGACTGCGGCAATTCCGGCACGACGATGCGCTTGCTGCTGGGCATCCTGGCTGGGCAGGATTTCAGCGTGACGCTGAGCGGGGATGAATCCCTGTCGCGGCGCCCGATGGACCGGGTGGCGCGGCCGGTGGGGGAGATGGGCGCGGAGGTCTCTGGCCGGACGGAACGCTGCCTGCCCCCGGTGACGGTGCGCGGGGGATCGCTGCGAGGGATCCGCTACGAGACCCCGGTGGCGAGCGCCCAGGTGAAGTCAGCGGTGCTGCTGGCCGGGCTGTACGCCGCAGGCGCGACGTCGGTGACCGAGCCGTATCAGTCGCGGGATCACACGGAGCGCATGCTGGGGGCGTTCGGCGCGAAGCTGGCGCGCGAAGGGCTGACGACGACGGTGCACTGCGGGGAGCTGGACGGTTGCGCGGTGGCGGTGCCGGGGGATATCTCGGCCGCGGCGTTTCTCCTGGCGGCGGGGCTGCTGGTGGAGGGGTCGGAGGTGAGCATTGAGGACGTCGGGGTGAACCCGACGCGCACGGGAGCGCTGGAGGCGCTGCGGGAGATGGGCGCGGACGTGACGGAGAGCGCCGAGGAGATTCGCGGCGGCGAGCCGGTGGCCAAGCTGACGGTGCGCGGGTCGCGCCTGCGCGGGTGCGAGATCGGGGCGGAGCTGGTGCCGCGGCTGATAGACGAGCTGCCGGTGCTGTGCGTCGCGGCGGCGGTGGCGCAGGGCGTGACGCGCATCAGCGGCGCGCAGGAGCTGCGGGTGAAGGAATCCGACCGGCTGGAGGCGATGGCGACCGAGCTGGGCAAGATGGGGGCGCGGATCGAGGAGCGGCCGGACGGTTTTGAGATCGAGGGCGTGCGACGGCTGCGCGGCGCGGAGGTGTCGGGCCGCGACGACCATCGCGTTGCGATGGCGCTGGCGGTCGCCGGAGCCGCGGCAGCGGGCGAGACGGCGATCGCGGAGGCGGGCGGGATCGCCACATCATTCCCGGGATTCGTAACTGCGATGCGCCGGATCGGCGTGGACGTGCGCGCGGCGTGA
- a CDS encoding prephenate dehydrogenase/arogenate dehydrogenase family protein, which yields MNEAPTGNKRPAFDCAAIIGAGLIGGSIGMALRERGIASHVVAVARSEETLRLAVSRGAADRATLSLSEAAAEADLVILATPVSLIIEHVAAIAEMIADECLVTDVGSVKGPIVAAAEESLPCAGRFVGGHPLAGSERKGIAAARSDLLDGATWVLTPTRVTDEDALNRIEDLVARLGARSLLLSPQEHDVLVGRTSHLPHVVAAALMRVVAEAAKEYAEILDVIGPGLRDTTRIAASDPALWADIALANAAVVLAGMGEMNEALSRFKEALEAGNREELERLFAGAQRAREGL from the coding sequence ATGAACGAAGCGCCGACTGGCAATAAACGACCGGCGTTCGACTGCGCGGCGATCATCGGCGCGGGGCTGATCGGCGGCTCCATCGGCATGGCGCTGCGCGAGCGAGGAATCGCGTCGCACGTCGTCGCCGTGGCGCGCAGCGAGGAGACGCTGCGGCTGGCCGTGAGCCGGGGAGCGGCGGACCGCGCGACGTTATCCCTGTCCGAAGCGGCGGCCGAGGCGGATTTGGTCATCCTCGCGACGCCGGTGTCCCTCATCATCGAGCATGTGGCGGCCATCGCGGAGATGATCGCCGACGAGTGCCTGGTCACCGACGTCGGCAGCGTCAAGGGGCCGATCGTGGCCGCCGCGGAGGAATCCTTGCCGTGCGCCGGGCGCTTCGTCGGCGGGCATCCGCTGGCGGGCTCCGAGCGCAAGGGCATCGCCGCCGCCCGATCGGACTTGCTGGACGGGGCGACGTGGGTGCTGACGCCGACCCGCGTCACCGATGAGGACGCGCTCAATCGCATTGAGGATCTCGTCGCGCGGCTCGGCGCGCGGTCGCTGCTGCTGTCGCCGCAGGAACACGACGTACTGGTGGGGCGCACGAGCCATCTCCCGCACGTGGTCGCCGCGGCGCTCATGAGGGTGGTCGCGGAGGCGGCGAAGGAGTACGCCGAAATCCTCGACGTGATCGGCCCCGGGCTGCGCGATACGACGCGCATCGCCGCGAGCGACCCGGCGCTGTGGGCGGACATCGCGCTCGCCAATGCCGCCGTTGTGCTCGCCGGAATGGGTGAGATGAATGAGGCCCTGAGTCGCTTCAAGGAGGCACTCGAAGCCGGCAATCGGGAGGAGTTGGAGCGCTTGTTCGCCGGAGCCCAACGGGCGAGGGAGGGACTGTGA
- a CDS encoding histidinol-phosphate transaminase (catalyzes the formation of L-histidinol phosphate from imidazole-acetol phosphate and glutamate in histidine biosynthesis), which produces FERLGLAYVPTHANFILLNVAVDCRTVFEGLLRQGVIVRTGDIFGMPTHIRVTIGLPEQNARFIAALEKTLAAVGGGTAS; this is translated from the coding sequence GTTCGAGCGCCTGGGGCTGGCCTACGTGCCGACCCACGCGAACTTCATACTCCTAAATGTGGCCGTGGACTGCCGCACGGTCTTCGAGGGGCTGCTGCGACAGGGTGTGATCGTGCGCACCGGTGACATCTTCGGGATGCCGACGCACATCCGGGTGACCATCGGCCTGCCCGAGCAGAACGCGCGCTTCATCGCGGCGTTGGAGAAGACGCTGGCGGCCGTCGGCGGGGGCACCGCGTCGTGA
- a CDS encoding L-lysine 6-transaminase, whose protein sequence is MAEIRVPADQVFPILKSNILVDGFHIVIDLEKSRGSVIVDALSGKEYIDCYTYFATLPIGHNHPKMADGDFRASLLRAALANPANSDIYSQEFAAFVKTFRKIAAPREFGHLFFIAGGALAVENAMKAAFDWKAQKNREKGIEGGADKILHFREAFHGRSGYTLSVTNTEPLKIRDFPKFDWPRVSNPKMAFPIDEEAVARAEQRSVQEIEAAFAKDPHGIAGILIEPIQCEGGDNHFRPEFLQQLRALADRHDALLIFDEVQTGMGVTGTMWAFQQLGATPDIVSFGKKTQVCGIMSTKRIDEVETNVFRVSSRINSTWGGNLVDMVRCARYLEIMEEDGLVGKAASVGAAFRAGLEQLQQEFDQVTNVRGRGLLLAFDMPDGEARELLRQRCWANGLATLSCGPRSVRFRPSLTFRDDDVGRSLEILRKQLKTTAKLRTKPKPLPDTL, encoded by the coding sequence ATGGCTGAGATTCGAGTTCCCGCCGACCAGGTCTTTCCGATCCTGAAGAGCAACATCCTGGTCGACGGCTTCCATATCGTCATCGACCTCGAGAAGTCGCGGGGTTCGGTGATCGTCGACGCGTTGAGCGGGAAGGAGTACATCGACTGCTACACGTACTTCGCCACACTGCCGATCGGTCACAACCACCCCAAGATGGCGGACGGGGATTTTCGTGCTTCGCTGCTGCGGGCGGCGCTCGCCAATCCCGCCAACAGCGACATCTACTCACAGGAGTTCGCGGCCTTCGTGAAGACGTTCCGCAAGATCGCCGCTCCGCGAGAGTTCGGTCACCTGTTCTTCATCGCGGGGGGCGCCCTCGCAGTGGAGAACGCCATGAAGGCGGCGTTTGACTGGAAGGCGCAGAAGAACCGGGAGAAGGGCATCGAGGGGGGCGCCGACAAGATCCTCCACTTCCGCGAGGCGTTCCACGGTCGCAGCGGCTACACGCTCTCCGTCACCAACACCGAGCCGCTCAAGATCCGTGACTTCCCGAAGTTCGATTGGCCGCGAGTGTCCAACCCGAAGATGGCGTTCCCCATCGACGAGGAGGCCGTCGCCCGCGCGGAGCAGCGGTCGGTGCAGGAGATCGAGGCGGCGTTCGCAAAGGACCCGCACGGCATCGCCGGAATTCTCATCGAGCCCATCCAGTGCGAAGGCGGCGACAACCACTTCCGGCCGGAGTTCCTCCAGCAGCTCCGCGCCCTGGCCGACCGCCACGACGCGCTCCTGATCTTTGACGAGGTACAGACGGGCATGGGCGTGACCGGCACCATGTGGGCGTTCCAGCAGCTCGGTGCCACGCCCGACATCGTGTCGTTCGGCAAGAAAACCCAGGTGTGCGGCATCATGAGCACGAAGCGGATCGATGAGGTCGAGACCAACGTGTTCCGCGTTTCCTCGCGCATCAACTCCACCTGGGGGGGCAACCTGGTCGACATGGTGCGGTGCGCCCGCTACTTGGAGATCATGGAGGAGGACGGGCTGGTGGGGAAGGCGGCCTCGGTCGGCGCCGCATTCAGGGCCGGCCTGGAACAGCTGCAGCAGGAGTTCGATCAGGTGACGAACGTGCGGGGGCGCGGGCTACTCCTCGCGTTCGACATGCCCGACGGCGAGGCGCGCGAACTGCTGCGCCAACGCTGCTGGGCCAATGGCTTGGCCACGCTGTCCTGCGGACCGCGCTCGGTGCGGTTCCGGCCGTCGCTCACGTTCCGCGACGACGACGTAGGCCGCTCCTTGGAGATCCTGCGGAAGCAGCTCAAGACCACGGCAAAGCTGCGCACCAAGCCCAAGCCACTGCCGGACACGCTATAG
- a CDS encoding thioredoxin family protein — MPVLARLADDAGTFEVRFISRDAHPEVMDHYRTEGTRSSPIVIALDAEFEELGHWGPRPSELQAWAKANRATMEKRAFYAEMRRWHVADGGESTLREVLALL, encoded by the coding sequence GTGCCGGTGTTGGCTCGGCTCGCCGACGACGCGGGTACCTTCGAGGTGCGTTTCATCTCGCGCGACGCGCACCCCGAGGTGATGGACCACTACCGCACCGAGGGCACGCGCTCGAGCCCCATCGTCATCGCACTGGATGCCGAGTTCGAGGAGCTCGGGCACTGGGGTCCGCGCCCCAGCGAGCTGCAGGCGTGGGCCAAGGCGAACAGAGCCACCATGGAGAAGAGAGCCTTCTATGCCGAGATGCGGCGGTGGCACGTGGCGGACGGGGGCGAGTCGACGCTCAGAGAGGTCCTTGCTCTGCTCTGA
- a CDS encoding TetR/AcrR family transcriptional regulator, which translates to MRRRRDPAGTRERLVRAALELFTTQGYHTSTTPMIARRAGVAEGTIYRHFDSKEHLLNEIYRAAVRLLMSAVKDAPVTLSCPARLGRIAAAWRDLAGSDPALIKLVFLTRLGDLLDTKSRDGFAQLREEISKIIASGKSAGEVRSGSAEVWTDVWLALVKLARERIANDDWTAQHVGPQQVFDAAWDAVKAQEDHTEKRRLLHD; encoded by the coding sequence GTGCGCCGACGGCGCGACCCTGCCGGAACGCGGGAGCGCCTCGTACGCGCGGCGCTCGAACTGTTCACGACCCAGGGCTACCACACCAGCACCACTCCGATGATCGCCAGGCGCGCCGGGGTCGCCGAGGGTACCATCTACCGCCACTTCGACAGCAAGGAACACCTGCTCAACGAGATCTACCGCGCTGCCGTCCGCCTACTGATGTCGGCGGTGAAGGACGCCCCTGTGACCCTCAGCTGCCCGGCACGCCTCGGCCGCATTGCCGCCGCGTGGCGCGATCTAGCGGGCAGCGACCCGGCGCTCATCAAACTCGTCTTCCTCACCCGACTGGGCGACCTGCTTGACACGAAGAGCCGCGATGGCTTCGCCCAGCTGCGGGAGGAGATCAGCAAGATCATCGCCTCCGGGAAGTCGGCGGGGGAGGTGCGCTCCGGGTCGGCCGAGGTGTGGACCGACGTGTGGCTCGCGCTGGTCAAGTTGGCGCGGGAGCGGATCGCCAACGACGACTGGACCGCGCAGCACGTCGGGCCGCAACAGGTGTTCGACGCGGCGTGGGACGCCGTCAAGGCCCAGGAGGATCACACCGAAAAGAGGAGACTGCTTCATGAC